A window of Streptomyces sp. DG1A-41 contains these coding sequences:
- a CDS encoding SpoIIE family protein phosphatase: MAGPERTEAAEQRSVAVLGTSLTRRLDAIGTGAYVVDEEGRILAVNTHARDVLARSAEDLLGHDAHDLLHRDAHGRPLPRARCGMRQAFHAGRTAQAEEDHFARGDGSLLPIAWLITPYDIGDAGAGTLVLFHPVEHTPGSGPPPEPTGRPLPELERLALLADVTTRLTSTLDVDEALERLVSLVVPRLADWVIIDLITEHDEVWRTAVVHADGGTLVRREDLQGPMSPVPEASPMPLSRALRGVASTVTGPDTYRREPDSGLAVEQRRLFDTTGMHSAAITPIRSTRSVLGALTLGRNEDPVAFTTADLPLVEDIARRAGLALDNARLYQRQRKVAETMQNHLLPQMPGVPGLQMTVRYLPAPDASQVGGDWYDAFPMSDGSTALAIGDVVGHDLEAAAGMAQVRNMLRAYAWSQHEPPSRIVARLDEALQHITDVDMATMIFARIEAADDDGQWQLSWTNAGHPPPLLISRDGLARYLTDGHGILLGVGAGTPRPDATTLLPPGSTLVLYTDGLIEAPGQSLDEGLNRLRRHAAALAHRPLASFTDHLLRRVRPADNEDDVALLALRTPSTTG; this comes from the coding sequence ATGGCAGGGCCGGAGCGTACGGAGGCCGCCGAACAGCGGTCCGTGGCCGTACTCGGCACCTCGCTGACCCGAAGGCTGGACGCCATCGGAACCGGGGCCTACGTCGTGGACGAGGAGGGCCGCATCCTCGCGGTCAACACCCACGCCCGGGACGTGCTGGCCCGGTCCGCCGAGGACCTGCTCGGTCACGACGCGCACGACCTGCTGCACCGGGACGCCCACGGGCGGCCGCTGCCCAGGGCCCGGTGCGGAATGCGGCAGGCCTTCCACGCCGGGCGGACCGCCCAGGCCGAGGAGGACCACTTCGCACGCGGAGACGGTTCCCTGCTGCCCATCGCCTGGCTGATCACCCCGTACGACATCGGCGACGCCGGAGCCGGCACGCTCGTGCTGTTCCACCCCGTCGAACACACGCCGGGAAGCGGCCCGCCGCCGGAGCCGACGGGCCGGCCGCTGCCCGAGCTGGAACGGCTGGCCCTGCTGGCCGACGTCACCACGCGGCTGACCTCCACGCTCGACGTCGACGAGGCGCTGGAACGCCTGGTGAGCCTGGTCGTGCCCCGGCTGGCGGACTGGGTGATCATCGATCTGATCACCGAGCACGACGAAGTGTGGCGTACCGCCGTCGTCCACGCCGACGGCGGCACTCTGGTGCGCCGGGAGGACCTTCAGGGCCCGATGTCGCCCGTCCCGGAGGCATCCCCGATGCCCCTGTCCAGAGCCCTGCGCGGCGTGGCCTCCACGGTGACCGGGCCCGACACCTACCGGCGCGAACCGGATTCCGGCCTCGCGGTCGAGCAACGCAGGCTGTTCGACACCACGGGAATGCACTCGGCGGCCATCACGCCCATCCGCAGCACCCGCTCGGTCCTGGGGGCCTTGACCCTGGGCCGGAACGAGGACCCGGTCGCCTTCACCACCGCCGATCTCCCGCTGGTCGAGGACATCGCGCGCCGGGCCGGCCTCGCCCTGGACAACGCCCGCCTGTACCAGCGCCAGCGCAAGGTCGCCGAGACCATGCAGAACCATCTGCTGCCCCAGATGCCGGGGGTTCCGGGCCTCCAGATGACCGTCCGTTACCTGCCCGCACCCGACGCCTCACAGGTCGGCGGCGACTGGTACGACGCCTTCCCCATGTCCGACGGATCCACTGCCCTGGCCATCGGGGACGTCGTCGGGCACGACCTGGAGGCGGCGGCCGGCATGGCGCAGGTGCGCAACATGCTCCGCGCCTACGCCTGGTCCCAGCACGAACCGCCCAGCCGGATCGTCGCACGGCTCGACGAGGCCCTCCAGCACATCACGGACGTCGACATGGCCACGATGATCTTCGCCCGGATCGAAGCTGCGGACGACGACGGCCAGTGGCAGCTGTCCTGGACCAACGCGGGCCACCCGCCGCCCCTGCTGATCAGCCGCGACGGCCTGGCGCGCTATCTCACCGACGGACACGGCATCCTCCTGGGCGTCGGAGCCGGCACCCCGCGCCCCGACGCCACGACCCTGCTCCCGCCCGGATCCACCCTCGTGCTGTACACCGACGGCCTGATCGAAGCACCCGGCCAAAGCCTCGACGAGGGCCTGAACCGACTGCGCCGGCACGCCGCCGCCCTCGCGCACCGCCCCCTCGCCTCCTTCACCGACCACCTGCTGCGCCGAGTCCGCCCCGCCGACAACGAGGACGACGTCGCCCTCCTGGCCCTGCGCACACCTTCCACCACAGGATGA
- a CDS encoding ATP-binding protein: MVLPLGKQAADRPGADEHATLRFGAAWGDGAASAVDARLALRAFLTHGPHSAPAPFPASLAVDAELVVSELVTNAIRHAPGPCELILRLFRGQLAITVWDTSAEQPTVCTGDRFRVGGHGLRLVHTVSDRVAVAPRARGKQITAYLRLASHHHASAGAGRSVLAAG; encoded by the coding sequence ATGGTCCTCCCGCTTGGGAAGCAGGCGGCAGATCGACCGGGCGCGGACGAGCACGCCACGCTGCGTTTCGGCGCGGCGTGGGGCGACGGCGCGGCAAGCGCCGTCGACGCGCGCCTGGCCCTGCGCGCCTTCCTCACCCACGGCCCGCACTCCGCCCCCGCCCCGTTTCCGGCCTCTCTGGCCGTGGACGCCGAACTCGTCGTCAGCGAACTGGTCACCAACGCCATCCGGCATGCTCCTGGGCCCTGCGAACTGATCCTGCGGCTGTTTCGGGGGCAGCTGGCCATCACCGTGTGGGACACCTCGGCTGAGCAGCCCACGGTGTGCACGGGTGACCGGTTCCGCGTCGGCGGCCACGGACTGCGCCTGGTGCACACGGTCAGCGACCGGGTCGCCGTGGCGCCCCGGGCCAGGGGAAAGCAGATCACGGCCTACCTGCGGCTGGCCTCGCACCACCACGCGAGTGCCGGTGCCGGCAGATCCGTACTGGCCGCCGGCTGA
- a CDS encoding MFS transporter, with translation MTASAAGDWNQGAQEAGHEPDPRRWRALWVTLVAGFMSLLDVSIVAVALPSVQRGLDASPTQVQWVVSGYALSFALALVTAGRLGDALDRRRIFLLALSGFVVFSAACGAAPSITLLVVARLAQGLAAGFMAPQNSALIQQMFRGAERGRAFGFFGATVGISSAIGPLAGGVILALAAGDQGWRWIFYVNVPIGILAVLLGRRLLPRTRRSGRQHVDLPGVLLLGLGVLALMYPLVQAGSGRFGGLWWMFLAGAAILFGFARWQRRLVERDTQPLLDPRLFTTVRGYAVGAGVGTLYFIGFSGVWLVFALFYQDGLGFSPLRSGLAVTPFALGSACAAAVAGRLVDRLGRMLTVGGLTAVIAGLGGTALLLRFAPLDIAPWVTAPVLFLGGVGSGCVISPNITMTLRDVPVHMAGAAGGALQTGQRLGAAVGTAALPGLFYLVLGGGDDYRGALATALGAALLGILASLALAMSHWRRDRRTRQRHGTCPEDVANSPVHARQT, from the coding sequence GTGACGGCGTCAGCGGCGGGCGACTGGAACCAGGGCGCGCAGGAGGCCGGACACGAGCCGGATCCGCGGCGGTGGCGGGCCCTGTGGGTCACCCTGGTGGCCGGCTTCATGAGCCTGCTGGACGTCTCGATCGTGGCGGTCGCCCTGCCCTCCGTCCAGCGCGGCCTGGACGCCTCTCCCACGCAGGTGCAGTGGGTCGTGTCCGGTTACGCCCTCAGCTTCGCTCTCGCGCTCGTCACCGCCGGCCGCCTCGGAGACGCGCTGGACCGGCGCCGCATCTTCCTGCTGGCCCTCAGCGGCTTCGTGGTCTTCAGCGCGGCCTGCGGGGCGGCCCCCAGCATCACGCTGCTGGTGGTGGCCCGCCTCGCACAGGGCCTGGCGGCCGGCTTCATGGCTCCCCAGAACTCCGCGCTCATCCAGCAGATGTTCCGCGGTGCCGAACGAGGCCGTGCCTTCGGCTTCTTCGGCGCCACCGTCGGCATATCGTCCGCCATCGGCCCTCTCGCCGGCGGCGTGATCCTCGCCCTGGCCGCCGGCGACCAGGGCTGGCGGTGGATCTTCTACGTCAACGTGCCCATCGGGATCCTCGCCGTCCTCCTCGGCCGCCGCCTGCTGCCCCGCACCCGGCGGTCCGGCCGGCAACACGTGGACCTGCCCGGCGTCCTGCTCCTCGGCCTCGGCGTCCTCGCGCTGATGTATCCGCTGGTCCAGGCGGGCTCCGGCCGCTTCGGCGGGCTGTGGTGGATGTTCCTCGCCGGTGCCGCGATCCTCTTCGGCTTCGCCCGGTGGCAGCGTCGCCTCGTCGAGCGGGACACCCAGCCGCTGCTCGACCCGCGCCTGTTCACCACCGTGCGCGGCTACGCCGTCGGCGCCGGCGTCGGCACGCTCTACTTCATCGGCTTCAGCGGCGTCTGGCTGGTCTTCGCGCTCTTCTACCAGGACGGCCTGGGCTTCTCCCCGCTCCGGTCCGGCCTCGCCGTGACTCCCTTCGCCCTCGGCTCGGCCTGCGCGGCCGCGGTCGCCGGCCGGCTGGTGGACCGGCTCGGCCGGATGCTCACCGTCGGCGGCCTCACTGCCGTGATCGCCGGCCTGGGCGGCACTGCGCTGCTGCTCCGCTTCGCGCCCCTCGACATCGCGCCCTGGGTCACCGCCCCGGTGCTGTTCCTGGGCGGCGTGGGCAGCGGCTGCGTGATCTCGCCGAACATCACCATGACGCTGCGCGACGTGCCCGTGCACATGGCGGGCGCGGCGGGCGGGGCCCTCCAGACGGGACAGCGGCTCGGCGCCGCGGTGGGCACCGCCGCCCTGCCCGGACTCTTCTACCTGGTGCTCGGCGGCGGCGACGACTACCGCGGCGCCCTCGCCACCGCACTGGGCGCCGCCCTCCTCGGCATACTGGCCTCGCTGGCCCTGGCCATGTCCCACTGGAGGCGCGACCGGCGGACGCGACAGCGGCACGGGACATGCCCGGAGGATGTCGCCAACAGCCCCGTACACGCCCGGCAGACCTGA
- the proP gene encoding glycine betaine/L-proline transporter ProP, whose product MAAPDNDESVDPAAVRRHRVLFRAIEKRRHPKLRRSDITVTDEAAVKRATKAAALGNAMEWYDFGIYSYLAATIGKVFFPSGNDTAQLLSSFATFAVAFLVRPLGGMVFGPLGDKVGRKRILSLTMIMMAVGTFAIGVVPSHAVIGLWAPALLIFFRLVQGFSTGGEYGGASTFIAEYAPDKRRGFFGSFLELGTLAGYVAASGLVVVLQTLLSDDQMLAWGWRIPFLAAAPLGFIGLYLRLKLDETPAFQKLEGGHVKASEAAEAVETSAAADLGKIFTRYWRPLLLCLALVAAYNITDYMLLSYMPTYLSDELGYGTNHGLLILLLVMVLQMCVINQVGRLSDRFGRRPLLVAGMLGFLFLSVPSFLLIRQGSVVLIALGLLLLGLCLVTMLGTMSAALPAIFPTHVRYGSLSVAYNLATSIFGGTTPLVITALISAFDSTLMPAYYSTGAAVIGVIAVLCMKETANKPLAGSPPSVETKAEAAEIVEAQAPRPRF is encoded by the coding sequence ATGGCGGCGCCCGACAACGACGAGTCGGTGGATCCCGCAGCCGTGAGACGACACCGGGTGCTGTTCCGGGCGATCGAGAAACGACGCCACCCGAAGCTGCGCCGCAGCGACATCACCGTGACCGACGAGGCGGCGGTCAAGCGCGCCACGAAGGCCGCCGCCCTCGGCAACGCGATGGAGTGGTACGACTTCGGCATCTACAGCTATTTGGCCGCGACCATCGGGAAGGTGTTCTTCCCCTCGGGGAACGACACCGCCCAACTGCTCAGCTCCTTCGCGACGTTCGCGGTGGCCTTCCTGGTGCGTCCCCTCGGCGGAATGGTTTTCGGGCCGCTCGGCGACAAGGTCGGCCGCAAGCGCATCCTCTCTCTCACCATGATCATGATGGCGGTGGGGACCTTCGCCATCGGCGTCGTCCCCTCGCACGCCGTCATCGGTCTCTGGGCCCCGGCTCTGCTGATCTTCTTCCGGCTGGTGCAGGGCTTCTCGACCGGCGGGGAGTACGGGGGCGCCTCGACTTTCATCGCGGAGTATGCGCCGGACAAACGGCGTGGCTTCTTCGGCAGCTTCCTGGAGCTGGGCACGCTCGCCGGCTACGTCGCGGCCTCCGGCCTCGTCGTCGTCCTCCAGACCCTCCTCAGCGACGACCAGATGCTGGCGTGGGGCTGGCGCATCCCCTTCCTGGCGGCGGCACCGCTCGGCTTCATCGGCCTCTACCTGCGGCTGAAGCTGGACGAGACGCCCGCCTTCCAGAAGCTGGAGGGCGGCCACGTCAAGGCGAGCGAGGCGGCCGAGGCCGTGGAGACCTCGGCCGCCGCCGACCTCGGCAAGATCTTCACGCGGTACTGGCGGCCGCTGCTGCTGTGCCTCGCGCTGGTCGCGGCGTACAACATCACGGACTACATGCTGCTGTCGTACATGCCGACGTATCTGTCCGACGAGCTGGGCTACGGGACCAACCACGGGCTGCTGATCCTGCTGCTCGTGATGGTGCTTCAGATGTGCGTCATCAACCAGGTCGGGCGGTTGTCGGACCGCTTCGGGCGCAGGCCGCTGCTGGTGGCGGGGATGCTCGGGTTCCTCTTCCTGTCCGTCCCGTCCTTCCTGCTCATCCGGCAGGGCAGTGTCGTCCTGATCGCCCTGGGTCTGCTGCTGTTGGGGCTCTGCCTGGTGACGATGCTCGGCACGATGTCGGCGGCGCTCCCGGCGATCTTCCCCACGCACGTCCGCTACGGCTCCCTCTCGGTCGCCTACAACCTGGCCACATCGATCTTCGGCGGTACGACTCCCCTGGTGATCACCGCTCTGATCAGCGCCTTCGACTCGACTCTCATGCCGGCCTACTACTCCACTGGTGCAGCGGTCATCGGCGTCATCGCCGTGCTGTGCATGAAGGAGACCGCCAACAAGCCCCTGGCCGGCTCCCCGCCGTCCGTGGAGACCAAGGCCGAGGCCGCGGAGATCGTCGAGGCGCAGGCCCCTCGGCCCAGGTTCTGA